The genomic stretch CCTGGAGTTGGTTAGGGAAACAGGCATAGCACGCTCCAGCAAGCACTAACGCTCTAAAACAGAAAGAGTTCTCTGCGACATGGAGACAATGACAGGTCAAGTCTAGCATAGCGGTTATGAAAGGGCAAGCGTGATGGGAAGAAGTGGTTCCACCAACTATTGAGGGCTGCCACTGTAGCGCCGCCGTCTCGGCGGCCAACGTTGGCCTGCTGGTCCGATGGCCTGGAGGGCGCACGCTCGCCCTGGCGAAGCGTTGGCCGCCAAGATGGCGGCGCTACAAGTAAAACGCCGGGGAGAAAGGGTGATTGTTTAGACGATGAGCGACAGATCGCCGAACTCGTGCCAGAGATAGCCCTGGGCAATGGCTTCATTGTAGGCGCGCAGGACCAGCGCCTGATCGTTGGTGAAAGCCGTTGCCAGGAACAGGCGCGTGCTTTTGGCCTCGTGCAGACCGGTGAGCAGGACATCAACGGCTCTGAAGCGATAGCCAGGCGTGATATAGAGGCTGGTCCAGCCCTCGCCGGGATGCACGATGCCTTGTTCATCGGTCACGGTTTCCAGTGTGCGCGTGGGCGTGGTGCCGATGGCGACGATGCGGCCACCACTAGAACGTGAATGATTGATGGTCGCGGCAGCTTCGGGCGAAACCTGATACCACTCCTCATACATCTTGTGCTGCTCAACCTGCTCAGTCTCGATGTCAATGTTGCTGACGCCGGTATGCAGGATGATCTGTGCCAGCACAACCCCCTTCTGCTGAATCCGCTCCAGCAGTTCTGGTGTGAAGGCGCGGCCCGCCGAAGGCATCTCGGCAGAGCCTGGCACAGCAGCATAGGTCGTCTGATAATACTCCAGACCCCAGCGTTCCGGCACGTAGTCATATTTGATGGGGCGGCCCAGCGTTTCTAGCCAGCTTGAGATGTGCTGATTGGTCTGGTCGAACTGGATTTCCCAGAGCCTGGGAATATCCTCGCGCTTTTTCTTGACAACAGCGGTCAATGCCCCGTCTCCAAAGGAGAGCCGCAGGCCGGGCCGGATCACAGCCTCGTCGGGCTTAAAGACCGCCTGCCAGGTACGCCCACCGCCGTTGTTGGTGGTGGAGTAGTGCGAGGAGAGGCGCAGTTCGATCTCCTGTCCATCATCGGTGATACCTGGCAGGGCCGCCGGGACAGTGCTACTGACGTTGAGAACGACAACATCACCAGCTTTCAGATAGTCAGCAATCTCGTAGAAGCGGCGATGCTCAATCTGGCCGCTGTCCCGGTGGATGACCAGCAGGCGCACATGATCGCGCGGCTGCCCCCTGGCCTCTGGCGGCGCCGAGGCTTCAAGCTCCTTCGGTACCTTGAATTCCATCTCCTCTAATTTCATGAGGTTTCCTCGCTATGCTTCGGTTGGCTTGAACCCTGGCGCGTTGAATCGCTGCCCCGTCACGCTGGCCGCTTTATCGGATGCCAGCCAGAGAAAGAGGTCAGTCACGCTAAAAGGGTCAAGCCGGTCACTAATGTCTTCGCCAGGGAAGGCAAGCTGGTGCATTTCGGTCTGCAAATCGCCGGGATTGACCGCATTGACGCGCACGCCAGTGCCTTCCAGTTCGGCTGCCCAGCTTTCGGTAATCAATTCCAGCGCGGCCTTGGCGGCCCCATACCCACCCCAGCCTGGATAGCCAGTCTGGCCGGCGTCGGAGGTGATGTTGATAATCAGCCCGTTTTGCTGCTTCAACATATGAGGCAGGACAGCTTGGGTCATCAAGACCGGGCCAATGGTGTTGGCACGAAAGATTTCGGCCAGGTCAGCGGCGGCAAATTCGGCCATATTTGGGCGCGGACTGGGGCCAAGAATGCCTGCGTT from Ktedonobacterales bacterium encodes the following:
- a CDS encoding SDR family oxidoreductase — translated: MLLQDTVVLITGSSKGLGRALAHAYAGAGARVVINARGAAALEATRSELIAKQAQTLALPADATRPADIARLVDLALSHFGRIDVLVNNAGILGPSPRPNMAEFAAADLAEIFRANTIGPVLMTQAVLPHMLKQQNGLIINITSDAGQTGYPGWGGYGAAKAALELITESWAAELEGTGVRVNAVNPGDLQTEMHQLAFPGEDISDRLDPFSVTDLFLWLASDKAASVTGQRFNAPGFKPTEA
- a CDS encoding S-adenosylmethionine:tRNA ribosyltransferase-isomerase, with protein sequence MKLEEMEFKVPKELEASAPPEARGQPRDHVRLLVIHRDSGQIEHRRFYEIADYLKAGDVVVLNVSSTVPAALPGITDDGQEIELRLSSHYSTTNNGGGRTWQAVFKPDEAVIRPGLRLSFGDGALTAVVKKKREDIPRLWEIQFDQTNQHISSWLETLGRPIKYDYVPERWGLEYYQTTYAAVPGSAEMPSAGRAFTPELLERIQQKGVVLAQIILHTGVSNIDIETEQVEQHKMYEEWYQVSPEAAATINHSRSSGGRIVAIGTTPTRTLETVTDEQGIVHPGEGWTSLYITPGYRFRAVDVLLTGLHEAKSTRLFLATAFTNDQALVLRAYNEAIAQGYLWHEFGDLSLIV